AAGGGGACGCTGCATTTTACGAGGTGTACTACCGCCATGCCCTGCAAAGCGCCCGGGAATTTCGCATGGTACGCGGCCTGAAGAGCTTCCAGCCCCTGCCGGGCGGCACGCTGCTGGCCCACGACCGGGACGAACCGGTGTTTCTCAAACGCAAGGGCATCCTGTTTATGCCGCTCTATCAGGAGCAGGGGGAAGAGGGGTTTTTCCTGATCCGCCGCATAGCGCCCTGGGCCCTGAAGCTTTCGGCCTGGTTACGGCGTTTCCGGTTCCAGGACTGGCTGGCCTTCCTGCCGGGGATCCGTTGGGCGGACGGCAACACGCTCCTGGTTAACCTGCGCATTGCCCGCTTCTTCAGCAAGCCGCTGTTCCACCTGTTGGGATTCCGAAGCCGCCACCGCGGCCGCTCCCACCTGCTCCTGACCAACCGGGAACGCACGGCCCGGAATGCGGATTACCGGGATACTTTCTGGTTCAGCCTCAAGCGGCCGGGTCGTTTGCGGTAATTATCAGGGGGCAGCAGGGTCCGAAAGTGTACTCGGGCAACCCGATTATTGCCCGGGCTGCCAGATGTTGTTTTCCAGGTCGATATCCGCCATGAGGCCGGACGGGTCGATGGCAATGGCCTGAATTTCGTCTATCGGGATAACCAGGACCAGGTCGTAGACGGGTTGCGCCCAGGGCCAGTCCGCTTTTACTTCCCGCTCAAAGCCGGCGTACGGATTCTCCTTTTCGGCCCGCATCATCCTCAGGGGCAGGTAATAGGTTTTCCGGGTCCCGTCATTCAGGGCTACCAGCAAGTCGATGGGCATCGGCATCAGGCCGATGCGCTCCAGGGAAACCCGGGTGCCGCCTTCCACGGCTTCCACGCTTTTCACCCCGTAATCGATTGTATTCGCCGTGCGCGTAAAATCGTTCAGGTACCACTCGAGCTCCGCCCCGCTGACCTTTTCGGCCACCCGGATAAAATCGTTCGGCGTGGGGTGCCTGAACTGGAATTCCCGGTAATAGCGCCGGATGGTCTCCATGAGCTTGTCCTGCCCGATCACGTATCCGAGCTGGGCCAGGAATACAGCCCCTTTGCTATAGGCGGAGATACCGTACCCCCCGTTAAAGTCGTACCGGTCCGCATGGGTGGTGAGCGGTTGCTCCCGCCCCGAGGCGGCCAGGCTGCGGTAGCCGTTGTAGGACCCGGCGAAGGGGTTCTCCCGTTGCCGCTCCATAACCGCATCCATGCACAGGGCCGAGATAAACGAGGTGAAGCCTTCGTCCATCCACTCGTGGCGGGATTCGTTGGTGGCCAGGACGTGCTGGAACCAGGAGTGCGCCATTTCGTGGACGGTTACACCCACCAGGCTCCCGAAGGAGCGCTCCCCGGTGATGAGCGTGCTCATGGCGTACTCCATGCCCCCGTCGCCCCCCTGGATAATGGAGTACTGGTCGTAGGGGTAAGGCCCGATATTCCGGTTGAAAAATTCCATGGTTGCCGCAGCTTTGGGCTGCAGGTTTTTCCAGTTCTCCAGGATTTCCGGGTTGTCCTTGTACAGGAAGTGGAGTAGCGTCCCGTTGTCCAGGCGAAGGGTATCGTGGAGGTAATCCGGGTCGGCGGCCCACATGAAATCGTGGACATTGGGCGCTTTGAAATGCCAGGTCAGCGTCTTGCCCCGGGTGCGGACGGAGGTGCCGGGTTTCTCGTAGCCGTGCCCGATTTCCTGGGGGTTCTGCAGGTACCCTGTTCCGCCCACGGTGTAGTCCTTGTCAATGGTCAGTTTCAGGTCAAAGTCTCCCCATACCCCGTGGAATTCCCGTGCGATGTACGGGTCGGCGTGCCAGCCCTCAAAATCGTATTCGGCGAGTTTCGGGTACCACTGGCTCATGGACAGGGCCACCCCTTCGCGGTTGTTGCGCCCGGAGCGGCGGATCTGTACGGGTACCTGCCCTTCAAACTCCATGTCAAAGGTCGTTTTACTTCCGGGAAGCAGCGGCTCAGCGAGCTCCACCACCAGGACGGTACCTTCCTCCTGGTAGCTCAGCGCTGTGCCGTCCTGGGTCAGGGAAGTGGCGTGGAGGTAGCCGATTTCATCCGGGGATAACCCGGCAATCCGGCTTTTGCCGTCTTCGGTCATCCGCCCGTCCGGGTCTTCAATGGCCTGCAGGCGCATGTCCATTTCGCTGCCGGGTTGAAAAGCGTTGAAATACAGGTGGTAGAATACCCGGTTCAGCGTATCGGGCGAATTATTGGTGTATACCAGTTTTTGCGTGCCGGTATAGCGGTAAGTTTCCACATCCATATCCACTTCCATCCGGTAGTCCACATGTTGCTGCCAGTAGGCGGTGTTGCCCTGGCCATAGGCCGTGGCGGTTGCAAGCAGGATAAGAAAAAAGAGACGTGTCATATTTCAATTGAATTTTAAGGTTGTGCATTGCCCCGGCTCACCTGGCTGGCCAGGATCAGGGCGTTATACAGATTCGCTATCCGCCCCGAGCGCGAGGCATCTGCAAGCGTACGCGCATTTTCCGGGTTGCCGCCCAGGATTACCTGAGACTTTACGGGCAATCCGGACTGCATGATGATTTTCTTTACCTGGGAGGCGGTAAGGTCCGGGAAGCGGGAGCGGATAACCGCGGCAATCCCGGCGACGGCCGGCGCGGCCATGGAGGTGCCGCCCTGGAAGTCATAGGCATTCCCGGGCATGGTGGAATATATGTTCCCCCCCGGGGCAAAGACGTCCACCTGGCTCCTGCCGTAATTTGAAAAGGACGACACCATCTCCGAGCCGTAGGAACTATCCAAAGACCCTACTGTCAGGACATTGTCTGCAATTTCCGGCCCAGTGCCTTCCTGGTCGGTGGGGTAATTTGCATTTTCCGGGAGGTCCAGGTCCTGGGAATCGTTGCCGGCCGCATGTACAATGAGCACATCGTTGGCTGCGGCGTATTTAATGGCCTCATACACCCACTGGGCGTTCGGGGAGAATGGCTTTCCGAAACTCGCATTGATGATCCGGGCACCGTTGTCTACCGCATAGCGGATCGCCAGGGCCACGTCCTTGTCGTATTCGTCCCCGTTGGGAACGGCGCGCACCGCCATGATTTCAACCTTGTCGGCTACCCCGTCCACGCCGATGCCGTTGTTGCGCTCAGCGGCAATAATGCCGGCCACATGGGTGCCGTGGGATTCGTCTTCCACCCGGTTCGACGGATTGCCGTTGCCGTAATTGCGGTCGTCGATGTCATAGGGGTCGTCGCCCACCACTTCCCGTCCGTTGAAGGAGGTGTTGAAGTGGTAGTTCAGCCGCTCGGTAAAATACTGGATGCCTTCCTGCAATTGCTCCATGACCGCATCGATGCTGTCCTCAAAGCTGTACATCTGCTCCAGAATGGCTACGGCCTGCATCAGCTGGGGGTCCTGGGTGTCGATACCGGCTACGTCGGCTTTGGTATAATTGTCCCGGCCCAGGTGGGCTTTGACGGCTGCG
This genomic window from Robiginitalea biformata HTCC2501 contains:
- a CDS encoding S8 family peptidase, which translates into the protein MKQLNAMIRPLAWLAPAILLWGCGATQLVSTPVENIDHVVPKVTELSEAEARSWSHADLVRDSIPGMSVDRAYTEILGSLRGETVVVAVLDSGIDLDHEDLDGVLWTNRDEKPGNGVDDDNNGYVDDVHGYNFLGESYNEQLEAARILRLNLGDAALQERARKKLEAESAEAAANKQRYEQILQAVKNADAAVKAHLGRDNYTKADVAGIDTQDPQLMQAVAILEQMYSFEDSIDAVMEQLQEGIQYFTERLNYHFNTSFNGREVVGDDPYDIDDRNYGNGNPSNRVEDESHGTHVAGIIAAERNNGIGVDGVADKVEIMAVRAVPNGDEYDKDVALAIRYAVDNGARIINASFGKPFSPNAQWVYEAIKYAAANDVLIVHAAGNDSQDLDLPENANYPTDQEGTGPEIADNVLTVGSLDSSYGSEMVSSFSNYGRSQVDVFAPGGNIYSTMPGNAYDFQGGTSMAAPAVAGIAAVIRSRFPDLTASQVKKIIMQSGLPVKSQVILGGNPENARTLADASRSGRIANLYNALILASQVSRGNAQP
- a CDS encoding M1 family metallopeptidase, with the translated sequence MTRLFFLILLATATAYGQGNTAYWQQHVDYRMEVDMDVETYRYTGTQKLVYTNNSPDTLNRVFYHLYFNAFQPGSEMDMRLQAIEDPDGRMTEDGKSRIAGLSPDEIGYLHATSLTQDGTALSYQEEGTVLVVELAEPLLPGSKTTFDMEFEGQVPVQIRRSGRNNREGVALSMSQWYPKLAEYDFEGWHADPYIAREFHGVWGDFDLKLTIDKDYTVGGTGYLQNPQEIGHGYEKPGTSVRTRGKTLTWHFKAPNVHDFMWAADPDYLHDTLRLDNGTLLHFLYKDNPEILENWKNLQPKAAATMEFFNRNIGPYPYDQYSIIQGGDGGMEYAMSTLITGERSFGSLVGVTVHEMAHSWFQHVLATNESRHEWMDEGFTSFISALCMDAVMERQRENPFAGSYNGYRSLAASGREQPLTTHADRYDFNGGYGISAYSKGAVFLAQLGYVIGQDKLMETIRRYYREFQFRHPTPNDFIRVAEKVSGAELEWYLNDFTRTANTIDYGVKSVEAVEGGTRVSLERIGLMPMPIDLLVALNDGTRKTYYLPLRMMRAEKENPYAGFEREVKADWPWAQPVYDLVLVIPIDEIQAIAIDPSGLMADIDLENNIWQPGQ